A stretch of Ursus arctos isolate Adak ecotype North America unplaced genomic scaffold, UrsArc2.0 scaffold_4, whole genome shotgun sequence DNA encodes these proteins:
- the LOC113249211 gene encoding olfactory receptor 4K15-like translates to MDQGNYSRVAEFVLSGLSSSWELQYFFFVLFNFLYITIVLGNLLIVLTVISDPALHTPMYIMLSNLSVLDVFLATYATPKMIHDFLHESKTISFEGCMAQIFLLHVFAGGEMVLLVAMAYDRYVAICKPLHYTTIMSLCRCTGLVVGSWVIGIMHSLSQLAFIINLPFCGPNIVDSYYCDLTLVIKLACTDTYVPEVLMLLDSGLMGVTSFLLLLISYTIILITVQHHSSVGIAKACSILAAHITVVTLFFGPCIFIYAWPFSSFPVNKVLSVFSTVFTPILNPIIYTLRNKEVKSAMHKLKTRYVSSRLLSQLSLTR, encoded by the coding sequence ATGGATCAAGGAAATTATTCTAGGGTGGCTGAGTTTGTCTTGTCGGGACTCTCTAGTTCCTGGGAACTCCAGTACTTCTTCTTTGTGTTGTTTAACTTCTTGTACATCACCATTGTGCTCGGCAACCTCCTCATTGTTCTCACTGTGATTTCTGACCCTGCCCTGCACACACCCATGTACATCATGCTTAGTAACCTTTCTGTTCTTGATGTGTTTCTAGCCACTTATGCAACCCCCAAGATGATTCATGATTTCCTTCATGAATCTAAGACCATCTCCTTTGAGGGCTGCATGGCCCAGATATTCTTGCTCCATGTCTTTGCTGGTGGTGAGATGGTACTTCTTGTAGCCATGGCTTATGACAGGTATGTAGCCATATGCAAACCTCTCCATTATACAACCATCATGAGCTTGTGCAGGTGTACAGGCCTGGTGGTAGGCTCTTGGGTCATTGGGATCATGCACTCCCTGAGCCAGTTAGCTTTCATTATAAACTTGCCTTTCTGTGGCCCAAATATAGTGGATAGTTATTACTGTGATCTTACCTTGGTCATTAAACTTGCCTGCACAGATACTTATGTCCCTGAAGTCTTGATGCTTTTGGACAGTGGTCTCATGGGGGTGACTTCATTCTTACTCTTGCTGATCTCCTACACCATTATCCTAATCACTGTACAACATCATTCCTCAGTGGGTATAGCCAAAGCCTGCAGCATTCTGGCTGCCCACATCACTGTAGTGACTCTCTTTTTTGGgccctgtattttcatttatgcCTGGCCTTTCAGCAGCTTCCCAGTGAATAAAGTCCTCTCTGTGTTCTCTACGGTTTTTACACCTATATTGAACCCCATTATCTACACACTGAGAAACAAAGAGGTGAAATCAGCAATGCATAAACTGAAGACCAGGTATGTGAGTTCCAGGCTGCTCTCCCAGCTGTCTCTCACAAGATAG